A window of the Desulfobacula toluolica Tol2 genome harbors these coding sequences:
- a CDS encoding sigma-54-dependent transcriptional regulator, whose protein sequence is MKKILVVDDDRAHAMMLKTLMTDWGYQVLLADDGIIGVEMVKAQPFDLILMDMKMVKMSGMEALQHIKAYNPSLPVIIMTAYSSVQTAIKALKIGAYDYLTKPLDFDKLKLTIERIFESIFLKTENQDLKTRLKARSFDHDIIGKSPAILSLLDTIHMVAPTDANVLVTGESGTGKELVSSAIHFNSLRKDQPFVRINCAAITETLLESELFGHEKGAFTGADRRRKGKFLLADKGSILLDEIGEMSLGMQAKLLRVIQEKEITPVGSDQNINTDVRIIAATNKDLKKWSEQGKFRQDLYYRLNVVTVEIPALRERKEDIPTLALHFLEMFAKKNKRDIKGFSPDAMDAMIRYGWEGNVRELMNSVERGVVLARSDFICLEDLPFATIKEADGIDAGTDFGNIRLSQVEQKAILSTLESAGGNKSEAARRLGITRKTLFKKLKQYGKI, encoded by the coding sequence ATGAAAAAAATACTTGTGGTTGACGATGACAGGGCACATGCCATGATGCTCAAAACTTTGATGACGGATTGGGGGTATCAGGTTCTTCTGGCAGATGACGGGATAATTGGCGTGGAAATGGTAAAAGCACAGCCTTTTGATTTGATTCTGATGGACATGAAAATGGTGAAAATGTCGGGAATGGAAGCATTGCAGCATATAAAAGCTTATAATCCGTCCCTGCCGGTGATTATCATGACTGCCTATTCATCGGTTCAAACCGCTATAAAGGCCTTGAAAATAGGTGCTTATGACTATCTGACCAAACCCCTGGATTTTGATAAGCTCAAACTTACCATTGAACGTATATTTGAAAGTATTTTTTTGAAAACCGAAAATCAGGATTTGAAAACCCGGTTAAAGGCGCGATCCTTTGACCATGATATTATCGGCAAAAGCCCTGCCATACTTTCTTTGCTGGATACCATCCATATGGTGGCCCCCACGGATGCCAATGTGCTGGTTACAGGGGAATCCGGAACCGGCAAGGAGCTGGTTTCATCTGCCATTCATTTTAATTCGTTGAGAAAAGATCAGCCTTTTGTGCGAATCAATTGCGCTGCTATCACTGAAACCCTTCTGGAATCAGAGCTGTTCGGTCATGAAAAAGGAGCCTTCACCGGTGCGGACAGAAGAAGGAAAGGAAAGTTTCTGCTGGCTGACAAGGGCAGTATTCTGCTGGATGAGATTGGTGAGATGAGTCTTGGCATGCAGGCAAAATTGTTGAGGGTGATCCAGGAGAAGGAAATTACACCCGTGGGAAGTGATCAAAACATTAATACGGATGTTCGGATTATTGCGGCAACCAATAAAGACTTAAAAAAATGGTCTGAACAGGGAAAATTTAGACAGGATTTATATTATCGGCTTAATGTTGTGACTGTTGAAATACCTGCGTTGAGAGAGAGAAAAGAAGATATTCCAACCCTTGCCCTTCATTTTCTGGAAATGTTTGCAAAGAAAAACAAACGTGATATCAAAGGTTTTTCACCCGATGCCATGGATGCCATGATCAGGTATGGGTGGGAAGGCAATGTCAGGGAGTTGATGAACAGTGTGGAAAGGGGGGTTGTGCTTGCCAGGTCCGATTTTATCTGTCTTGAAGACCTGCCATTTGCCACAATCAAAGAAGCAGACGGCATTGATGCAGGAACGGACTTTGGAAACATCAGGCTGTCACAGGTAGAGCAAAAAGCCATTCTTTCCACCCTTGAATCCGCCGGCGGCAACAAGAGTGAGGCGGCCAGGAGACTTGGGATTACAAGAAAAACCTTATTTAAAAAATTAAAACAATATGGGAAAATCTAA
- a CDS encoding PAS domain-containing sensor histidine kinase — protein MKKHAVFFVSPLLMAGVLLILLPIFTLMTLDRLERQKEFSFQRLLEKGVSLIRTFEAGTRTGMFTMRWGAQRIQAMLLETSFQPEVVYMMITSKDGRILAHSDAAMVGQIFDAMPDTAKINKDTAKVYHRVRQQKDKDEVFEVFKRFVPIRPRFKRGHMRMHGMPIRLQDNLPNRQESFQDRQERQRETMDWSRPYFQGQGEELTEMAEHYLFAGLSMEREKFARTRLLKETVWRGTFFFLLGCAGMVALFAFQAYRSARASLTSVKAFSDTVIQNMPSGLVTMNLYHDITSVNRSAKKIFGGDLTSPFPQLVELIELIDEMTSSQEMVNREITLKSVSGSNIRLDVTASPIRDSENQVMGFLFLFRDLTQIWELKKQVETNKRLAAIGKLAAGVAHEIRNPLSSIKGFATYFSKRYEDNATDSETALIMVKEVERINRSITQLLEFAKPMVVEKKQVDLHDLVDHSLKLVHHDLIQKKIETKVDIDLKQPFIYTDGDRMNQVLLNLYINAIQALGDRGRLEIRVQDAAKIPGHIEIRVMDNGSGIDEQAIDLVFDPYFTTRSTGTGLGLSIVHRIIENLNGSIRVESTKGRGTCFIINLPVS, from the coding sequence ATGAAAAAACATGCGGTTTTTTTTGTATCACCCCTTTTAATGGCAGGTGTGCTATTGATCCTGCTGCCTATCTTTACACTTATGACCCTGGACCGGCTTGAACGGCAAAAGGAATTTTCTTTTCAACGGCTGCTGGAAAAGGGAGTCTCTTTGATCAGGACCTTTGAGGCAGGAACAAGAACCGGGATGTTCACCATGCGGTGGGGGGCACAAAGAATCCAGGCAATGCTGTTGGAAACCTCGTTTCAGCCTGAAGTTGTTTATATGATGATCACATCAAAGGACGGCCGTATACTGGCACACTCGGATGCTGCCATGGTAGGGCAAATCTTTGATGCCATGCCGGATACGGCTAAGATAAACAAAGATACTGCAAAGGTCTATCACAGGGTCAGGCAGCAAAAAGACAAGGATGAGGTATTTGAAGTTTTCAAGCGGTTTGTGCCGATCCGTCCACGATTCAAGCGCGGACATATGCGGATGCACGGCATGCCGATCCGTCTGCAGGATAACCTTCCAAACCGGCAGGAGAGCTTTCAGGACCGGCAGGAGAGGCAAAGAGAAACAATGGACTGGAGCCGGCCGTATTTTCAGGGCCAGGGTGAAGAACTGACGGAAATGGCGGAGCATTATCTTTTTGCAGGGCTTTCAATGGAACGAGAAAAATTTGCACGGACCAGGCTTTTAAAGGAGACGGTATGGCGCGGGACATTCTTTTTTCTGCTGGGATGTGCCGGAATGGTTGCATTGTTCGCATTCCAGGCATACCGTTCTGCCAGGGCATCTTTGACCAGCGTAAAGGCGTTTTCCGATACTGTGATCCAGAACATGCCGTCAGGACTGGTGACCATGAATTTATATCATGACATCACCTCGGTTAACCGGTCTGCAAAAAAAATCTTTGGCGGGGATTTAACATCGCCGTTTCCGCAATTGGTTGAATTAATTGAATTGATTGATGAGATGACCAGCTCCCAGGAGATGGTCAACCGGGAGATCACTCTTAAAAGTGTTAGCGGCAGTAATATTCGCCTGGATGTCACGGCATCTCCTATCAGGGACAGTGAAAATCAAGTCATGGGATTTTTATTTCTTTTCAGGGATCTCACCCAGATATGGGAGTTGAAAAAACAGGTGGAAACAAACAAGCGGCTTGCAGCCATCGGAAAGCTTGCAGCAGGCGTTGCCCATGAGATCCGAAATCCTTTGAGTTCCATCAAAGGGTTTGCCACCTATTTCAGCAAGCGGTATGAAGATAATGCCACAGATAGTGAGACAGCCCTGATAATGGTCAAGGAAGTTGAACGGATCAACCGGTCAATTACTCAATTGCTTGAATTTGCAAAACCCATGGTGGTTGAAAAAAAACAGGTGGATCTACATGATCTGGTTGATCATTCTCTCAAACTTGTTCACCATGACCTGATTCAAAAGAAAATAGAGACCAAGGTTGATATTGATTTAAAACAACCGTTCATTTATACGGATGGCGACCGTATGAATCAGGTGCTGTTAAATTTATATATCAATGCCATTCAGGCATTGGGGGACCGGGGGCGACTGGAAATCCGGGTGCAGGATGCCGCAAAAATACCAGGACACATTGAAATAAGGGTTATGGATAACGGCAGCGGTATTGATGAACAGGCCATTGACCTGGTTTTTGATCCTTATTTTACAACCCGCTCCACAGGAACGGGGCTTGGGCTTTCAATTGTTCACAGGATAATTGAAAACCTTAACGGCAGCATCCGTGTGGAAAGTACAAAAGGGCGCGGCACCTGTTTTATTATTAATTTGCCGGTTTCATAA
- a CDS encoding Spy/CpxP family protein refolding chaperone yields MKKLTLIISSLLMVAMVAGSVFAWGPAKGQSMGQGFNQNCPGYGGQAIWNDLSKEQKDELNTLRQKFIDETYAIRSEKFQKKQEMRLLMETSQPDRAKLDSFSQDLADLQKKLRDKRIDFQLEAKKIAPGLNMGQGFGRGHDGWSGKGKHRGSQGQGCGRYNN; encoded by the coding sequence ATGAAAAAACTAACTCTTATCATCAGTTCTTTACTTATGGTTGCCATGGTGGCAGGAAGCGTATTTGCATGGGGACCGGCCAAAGGCCAAAGCATGGGCCAGGGTTTTAATCAAAACTGCCCCGGATATGGAGGACAGGCCATATGGAACGATCTGTCCAAAGAACAAAAAGATGAACTCAACACCCTTCGGCAAAAATTCATTGACGAGACCTATGCAATCAGGTCTGAAAAATTTCAAAAAAAGCAGGAAATGAGACTGCTTATGGAAACCTCCCAGCCTGACAGGGCAAAGCTGGACAGCTTTTCCCAGGATCTTGCAGACCTGCAAAAAAAGTTAAGAGATAAACGGATCGACTTTCAACTGGAAGCAAAAAAGATCGCTCCCGGACTGAATATGGGCCAGGGTTTTGGCCGGGGCCATGACGGATGGTCAGGCAAAGGCAAACACAGAGGATCACAGGGACAGGGCTGCGGAAGGTATAACAATTAA
- the tyrA gene encoding bifunctional chorismate mutase/prephenate dehydrogenase, with protein MGNDDQTFNTKIIPLRTKIDNIDSQILSLLKQRHAQVEHVVKLKKKHQIPVYHPAREEDLISKLRIQAQNANLDPDFMEDLYRVILRQSRVEQTGQMEHKGIRPGAKVLIVGGAGQMGRFFASLFLKSGYDVKILTRQDWDNAKQLCKNVDLCLISVPIEKTETIIEQIVPFLEPKTLLADLTSIKTKPLEKMLAAHPGPVTGLHPIFGPTSGSLDKQIIVVTPGRDSDRCKWLKEQLTLWGGIIVESSAAEHDEIMEIVQALRHFATFCFGQFLYERGTPLERTLEFSSPIYRLELGMVGRLFAQDSSLYAEIIFATPERRNLLKEFISSLSQHFEMLEKNDKDLFISKFKHIARWFGPFSEQAMRESTFLINKLTERF; from the coding sequence ATGGGAAACGACGATCAAACATTTAACACAAAAATCATTCCGTTACGAACAAAAATAGATAACATTGATTCACAAATTCTTTCCCTTCTCAAGCAACGCCATGCTCAGGTTGAACATGTGGTCAAGCTAAAGAAAAAACACCAGATACCCGTATATCATCCTGCCAGGGAAGAAGATCTGATCTCAAAACTGAGAATTCAGGCACAAAACGCCAATCTTGACCCGGATTTCATGGAAGACCTTTACCGGGTGATTTTAAGGCAGTCCCGTGTCGAGCAGACCGGCCAGATGGAACACAAAGGCATCAGACCGGGTGCCAAGGTACTGATCGTCGGGGGGGCGGGCCAGATGGGAAGATTTTTTGCTTCACTGTTTCTCAAATCCGGTTATGACGTTAAAATCCTTACGAGACAAGATTGGGACAATGCAAAACAACTTTGCAAAAACGTTGATCTTTGCCTGATTTCAGTTCCCATTGAAAAAACCGAAACTATTATTGAACAGATCGTACCCTTTCTTGAACCCAAAACCCTTCTTGCGGATCTGACCAGCATAAAAACCAAACCATTGGAAAAAATGCTTGCTGCCCATCCGGGACCTGTGACAGGACTTCATCCCATATTCGGACCCACGTCGGGTTCCCTTGACAAACAGATCATTGTGGTCACACCGGGAAGAGATTCAGATCGCTGCAAGTGGCTGAAAGAACAGCTTACGCTATGGGGGGGGATTATTGTTGAATCCAGCGCTGCAGAGCATGACGAAATAATGGAAATTGTCCAGGCACTTCGCCATTTCGCCACGTTCTGTTTCGGGCAGTTTTTATATGAACGGGGCACACCTCTTGAAAGAACCCTTGAATTTTCAAGCCCGATTTACCGCCTTGAGCTGGGAATGGTAGGGCGCTTATTTGCCCAGGACAGCTCGCTTTATGCGGAAATAATTTTTGCGACCCCGGAACGTCGGAATCTTTTAAAAGAGTTTATTTCTTCTTTAAGCCAGCATTTTGAAATGCTGGAAAAAAATGATAAAGACCTCTTTATTTCAAAATTCAAACACATTGCCCGGTGGTTTGGCCCGTTCAGTGAACAGGCCATGCGTGAAAGCACATTTTTAATCAACAAGCTTACGGAACGGTTTTAA